ACCCGAAACACCCGACGTGATCCGCGCGCAGAGAATCGATCGTGATCAGCAACACGTCTTTCATGGGACTACGGTGTTACGGGGAGTATTTTACGGTTGTGATACCTCGAATGCACCGCGACGCCCCCGCAGTCCGCGGATTCTTCGATCGGCCGATCACTCGATCACGCCGTCCTCGCGAAGCGCGTCCAGCCGGTCCCGATCGTACCCCACCGCGGACAGGACGGCTTCAGTGTGTTCGCCGTGGCCCGGCGCCGGGCCGGTTTCGCGATCCGATCCCTCGGAACACTGCGCGGGGAAGCCGACCCGGGGGACCGGTCCGGAGCGGTCGAGCAGATCACGGGCCGTGGCGTGCTCCGAGTCGAGAGCCTCGGCCGGTGTGTGCACGGGAGCGACCATCGCCTCCACGTCCCCGAGCGCGTCTTCCCACTCGTCCCGAGTCCGGTCGGCGAACAGCGCCGTTAGTTCCTCGCGCAGGGCCTCGCGTTCGGCCGGGTCCATGGTCATGTGAGCGTCCGCGAGGTCCTCGCGCTCGACGGCCTCGCAGAACGACTCCCAGAACTTGGGTTCGAGGGCGGCGAGCGTGACGTACCCGCCGTCCGCGGTCTCGTAGACGTCGTACCAGGGGAGGTCACCGGTGAGTTCCGTCTCGCCAGGCCTCGGGTCGCCGCCGGTGAGTGCGTCGTGGGCGACGGCCTGTGAGAACGACGCCACCACGTCGGTCATCGCCACGTCGACGTACTCGCCGCCGGTGTTGCCCAGTTCCCGCGAGAGCAGCGCGCCGACGATAGAGAAAGCGGCGAACAGTCCGCCGGCCATGTCGCCGACGGGGTAGCCGGGCATCTGGGGTTTGTGCTCCTCGTCCGCCCGAGTCATATCCAGCAGGCCGGCCATGCCGACGTAGTTGAGGTCGTGGCCCACCCGGTCGGCGTACGGGCCCTCCTGGCCGAAGCCAGACAACGAGCAGTAGACGACCTCGGGGTTGCGCTCGCGAACCGAGTCGTAGTCGACGCCGAGGCGGTCGACGACGCCGGGCCGGAACTGCTCGAACACCACGTCGGCCTCGGCCGCCAGATCCAGGAACGCCTCGCGGCCCCGGTCGGACTTGAGGTCGAGAGCGACGCTTCGCTTCCCCCGGTTGACCGCGTCGAAGATGGCGCCGACGCCCTCGTCGGTGTAGGGCGGGAGCATCCGGGCGTAGTCGCCGCCTTCCGCGTCCTCCACCTTGATCACGTCGGCACCGGCGTCTGCGAGCAACTGGGTCGCGTAGGGACCGGGCAACAGTCGGGAGAGATCGAGAATCCTGACTCCGTCGAGTCGCATACCGACGTTCCCGAGGCCACCACCTTAAGCCTGGGTCACGGTCACGTCCGGTCACCTTGAACGACCTCCGGCGTCCGCGGAAAGGCGGGCTTACGCGCGAACGGTTTCGCCGGATACCACTGCCGGCGTGCAACGGTCGGCCGGATTTATTCGCCGGTTCGGTGTACGGGCGTGCTGTGCCGTTTCTGCTCACACCCCACGGTGAAGTCACGATGTCCACAGAAGCCCACCAAACAGAGGGAGTACGGCTGCGCCCCCGACCGAGTCGGGGTGACCAGACATGAGAGCACACACGGCAGTCCTGGGAGCCGCGATTCTGGTCCTGGGCGGCCTCGCGATACTCGCCCTGGGCGGTCCGGCGACGCTCCTCGACGGCCAGGGGGACGAGGCCGTGGCCGACGGTCAGGGCGACGCCGACGGGGAGGCGGCGATCCAGCGCTACGACGACGAGTTGCGCGACCTCGCGGCAGTCAGCAGTCAGGGATCGGCCGGGGAGTCGGCCGCGGACGGGCAGGAAGGGCCCGACGCCGCGCAAGCGGGCGCGCGAGCCGGCGCCCAACTCGCGCAGGAACAGGGCGTGAACGTGAGCCAGGAGCAGATCGACGCGGCGGCCGACGCGGCCGCGACGGCCGCGAGCCAGCGCCAGGACGCTGACGTCGAGCAGATCCAGGCCGCCGCGAAGGGTGCGACGCACGGCGCCCTCGTCCAGCGGCAGGACGCCGACGTCGAGCAAATTCAGTCCGTCGTCTACGGCGGCGCGGTCGGTGCGCTGTCGCAGACGCAGAACGCCGACGTCAGACAGGTGCAGGCTGCTGCCCATGGCGCCAGCCACGGCGCGCTCGCACAGCGCCAGAACGTGACCGTCGACCAGCGGCAGTTCGTCGCGGCGGGGGCCGCCGCTGGCGCGGTCGAAGCGGCGGTCCAGAAGCAACAGGTCGGCGTCAGTCAGATCCAGGAAGCTGCCCAGGGCGGGGCCTACGGCGCCCTCGTCCAGACCCAGCGGGTGACTGTCGAACAGTTGCAGGCCGCAGCCTTCGGGAGCGCGGGCGGCGCCGTCACCGACGACGAAGCGGACCCCAAGAAGGTGCAGGACGCCGCCATCGGCGGCGCGAAGGGCGCGCTCGTCCAGAGCCAGCGGGCCAGCGTCGAGCAGGTGCAGGCCGCCGCACGCGGCGGGACCGAGGGCGCGATCGTGCAGCGACAGCGCGTGACGATCACCCAGCTGCAACAGGCCGCGGCGGGTGGGGCCGAAGGGGCGATCTCCCAGCACCAGTCCGCCACGGTCGAGCAGATCCAGGCCGCGGCGTCGGGCGCCGCGCGGGGCACCCTGACGCAGGTGCAGGTCGTCAACGTCGTCCAGATCCAGCAGGCTGCGACCGGTGCGGCCGCCGGCGCCGCGGCCGCCGCGAGTCAGCAACAGGCCGCCACCGTCGAGCAGATCCAGGC
Above is a genomic segment from Halorientalis sp. LT38 containing:
- a CDS encoding CaiB/BaiF CoA transferase family protein, which translates into the protein MRLDGVRILDLSRLLPGPYATQLLADAGADVIKVEDAEGGDYARMLPPYTDEGVGAIFDAVNRGKRSVALDLKSDRGREAFLDLAAEADVVFEQFRPGVVDRLGVDYDSVRERNPEVVYCSLSGFGQEGPYADRVGHDLNYVGMAGLLDMTRADEEHKPQMPGYPVGDMAGGLFAAFSIVGALLSRELGNTGGEYVDVAMTDVVASFSQAVAHDALTGGDPRPGETELTGDLPWYDVYETADGGYVTLAALEPKFWESFCEAVEREDLADAHMTMDPAEREALREELTALFADRTRDEWEDALGDVEAMVAPVHTPAEALDSEHATARDLLDRSGPVPRVGFPAQCSEGSDRETGPAPGHGEHTEAVLSAVGYDRDRLDALREDGVIE